The following proteins come from a genomic window of Helicobacter canadensis MIT 98-5491:
- the truD gene encoding tRNA pseudouridine(13) synthase TruD yields the protein MDYSYAYTHSKIDFYFKQSSRDFVVEEIPLYPFDGEGAHWVVKIRKKNFTTFELIKFFSSYFGIKSSEIGYAGLKDKNALTIQYLSLPKHLLNQKLLENFNHTEIKILDITKHCNKIKIGHLKGNKFFIRLKKLDKLNYQKMQQVVDKIKKFGIPNYFSYQRFGKTLDNYLLGQEIVNGKRKIRDKKMQNFFISAYQSHLFNEWLSLRIKLSHLIEKIDSKEIYKALSLQFENEAIPQVFLDKEYCKTLKQQEHFFKLFNGDYLCHYPFGKNFLTQEETIIKDSQRFIEKDIVPTGLLSGSKVQISEKEAGFFENLFVDNKIKSVGQRRYAWIFPENLTLSYKEEEAQGELEFFLPKGAYATNLLRELAHSEIIGEE from the coding sequence GTGGATTATTCCTATGCCTATACGCATTCAAAGATAGATTTTTACTTCAAGCAAAGTTCGCGTGATTTTGTTGTCGAAGAGATTCCTCTCTATCCCTTTGATGGAGAGGGAGCACATTGGGTTGTTAAGATTCGTAAAAAAAACTTTACAACTTTTGAGCTCATTAAATTTTTTTCTTCTTATTTTGGAATCAAGTCTAGTGAGATTGGTTATGCGGGGTTAAAAGATAAAAATGCATTAACAATTCAATATCTTAGTTTGCCAAAACATCTTTTAAACCAAAAACTTTTAGAAAATTTTAATCACACAGAAATTAAGATTTTAGATATTACTAAGCATTGCAATAAAATTAAAATAGGGCATTTAAAAGGAAATAAATTTTTTATAAGGCTTAAAAAGCTAGATAAATTGAATTATCAAAAAATGCAACAAGTTGTTGATAAAATTAAAAAATTTGGGATACCAAACTATTTTAGTTATCAGCGTTTTGGAAAAACTTTGGATAATTATTTATTAGGACAAGAAATTGTCAATGGTAAAAGAAAGATACGTGATAAAAAAATGCAAAATTTTTTTATTAGTGCGTATCAAAGTCATCTTTTTAATGAATGGTTATCATTAAGAATTAAGCTTTCTCATTTAATTGAGAAAATTGATTCAAAAGAAATTTATAAGGCTTTGAGTTTGCAATTTGAAAATGAAGCAATACCACAAGTTTTTTTAGATAAAGAATATTGTAAAACTTTAAAGCAACAGGAACATTTTTTTAAACTCTTCAATGGGGATTATTTGTGTCATTATCCTTTTGGCAAAAATTTTCTCACTCAAGAAGAAACAATTATAAAAGATTCTCAAAGATTCATAGAAAAAGATATTGTTCCAACAGGGTTATTAAGTGGATCAAAAGTCCAAATATCAGAAAAAGAAGCAGGATTTTTTGAGAATCTTTTTGTGGATAATAAAATCAAAAGTGTTGGTCAAAGGCGATATGCTTGGATTTTTCCAGAAAATTTAACTTTGTCTTACAAAGAAGAGGAAGCGCAAGGTGAATTAGAATTTTTCTTACCTAAAGGGGCGTATGCTACTAATTTATTGAGAGAATTGGCACATAGCGAAATTATAGGAGAAGAATAA
- the htpX gene encoding zinc metalloprotease HtpX, with protein sequence MFDKIIQENRFKTQCVIVLYVAIFIIIGLLVDIVRINASSLLGGFYVLITFQKIPIVTLCLLAIACGIVFYTIRHFKGILLSGNEYKEIVKGFEETLQERELSKILDELVREARLDFRPKLYLMDAPFMNAFASGWSMHNSLIALTTTLVRNLKRDEVKAVMAHELSHIRHGDIRLTLMVGVLSNIMLLVVNYGVYMFLGNSRERGANMARTILIVLQFVLPLLTLVLQMFLSRSREYMADSGAAYLMGDSMPMIRALQKISGSYVQSDFSNVDTNPTRSALYIVGFKEIFSTHPSIENRIKALLGK encoded by the coding sequence ATGTTTGATAAAATTATCCAAGAGAATCGTTTTAAAACTCAATGTGTGATTGTTCTTTATGTGGCTATTTTTATTATTATTGGCTTATTAGTGGATATTGTTCGGATAAATGCTAGTAGTCTCCTAGGTGGATTTTATGTTTTGATTACTTTTCAGAAGATACCCATTGTTACGCTTTGTTTGTTAGCAATAGCGTGTGGAATTGTTTTTTATACTATTCGCCATTTTAAAGGTATTTTATTGAGTGGAAATGAATATAAGGAGATTGTTAAAGGTTTTGAAGAGACTTTGCAAGAAAGAGAATTAAGTAAAATTTTAGATGAGTTGGTTAGAGAAGCTCGTTTAGATTTTAGACCTAAATTATATTTAATGGATGCTCCTTTTATGAATGCTTTTGCAAGTGGTTGGAGTATGCATAATTCTCTTATTGCATTAACGACAACTTTGGTTAGGAATCTCAAAAGAGATGAAGTAAAGGCGGTTATGGCACACGAATTAAGTCATATTAGACATGGGGATATCCGCCTTACCCTTATGGTTGGGGTTTTAAGTAATATTATGCTTTTGGTAGTGAATTATGGAGTTTATATGTTTTTAGGAAATTCTCGAGAGAGAGGAGCAAATATGGCAAGAACTATTCTTATCGTTTTGCAATTTGTGTTACCCTTATTAACGCTTGTTTTACAAATGTTTTTAAGTCGGAGTCGTGAATATATGGCTGATTCTGGAGCGGCTTATCTTATGGGAGATAGTATGCCAATGATTCGAGCATTGCAAAAGATTAGCGGTAGTTATGTGCAGTCAGATTTTAGTAATGTTGATACAAATCCTACAAGATCGGCACTTTATATTGTTGGATTTAAAGAGATTTTTAGCACACATCCAAGTATTGAAAATCGCATCAAAGCTTTACTTGGAAAATAA
- the folE gene encoding GTP cyclohydrolase I FolE, whose product MEDYIKAFFDHIGEDKEREGLLETPKRVIKSWEHLYSGYKSDPKEVLGKCFSDGACDEMVVLKNIEFYSVCEHHLLPFFGKISIGYIPNAKVVGISKLARLVEVFSRRLQIQEKMTGQIADTIMEVLQAKGAMVVAEAQHMCMVMRGVEKQNSMMITSAVRGLFKSDHRTIEEFMGHIRN is encoded by the coding sequence ATGGAAGATTATATTAAAGCCTTTTTTGATCATATTGGAGAAGATAAAGAAAGAGAAGGATTGTTAGAGACTCCAAAACGCGTTATAAAAAGTTGGGAACATTTATATAGTGGATACAAAAGCGATCCTAAGGAAGTTTTGGGTAAATGTTTTAGCGATGGGGCTTGTGATGAAATGGTGGTTTTAAAAAATATTGAGTTTTATTCGGTGTGTGAGCATCATCTTTTGCCCTTTTTTGGAAAGATTTCTATTGGCTATATTCCTAATGCAAAAGTAGTTGGAATCTCTAAACTTGCAAGACTTGTGGAAGTGTTTTCAAGGCGATTACAAATTCAAGAAAAAATGACAGGGCAGATTGCTGATACAATTATGGAAGTCCTACAAGCTAAGGGAGCGATGGTGGTTGCAGAAGCACAACATATGTGTATGGTAATGCGTGGGGTAGAAAAGCAAAATAGTATGATGATAACAAGTGCTGTTCGGGGGCTTTTTAAAAGCGATCATCGCACAATAGAAGAGTTTATGGGGCATATACGCAATTAG
- a CDS encoding DUF2156 domain-containing protein codes for MQWKPIGIEDKETFDSFFANNKILVSDLTFTNLYLWHYSRHISYIILNDCLIIKTQYPNENPFIFYPLHKENNLEAKKQSILDMMSHCKANGLDFSIHSLSKIDKEELELLLPNTFVFTYREDRSDYIYSIPELIELKGKKYHKKKTHLNRFVERYHFSYESLTPDNAKTLINTYQEWFGKISDNASNGLKNEYIGIIESLKALERLKFDGGILRIDEKIIAFSFGEPLNDNTIVIHIEKADTEYQGAYQAINREFLAHQWKDYALVNREEDLGIEGLRKAKQSYQPLFLQKKFDASLK; via the coding sequence ATGCAATGGAAACCAATTGGTATTGAAGACAAAGAAACTTTTGATAGCTTCTTTGCAAATAATAAAATTCTTGTTTCAGATTTAACTTTCACAAACCTTTATTTATGGCATTATTCACGACACATTAGCTATATTATTCTTAATGATTGCCTTATTATTAAAACCCAATATCCCAATGAAAATCCTTTTATTTTTTACCCCCTCCATAAAGAAAACAATCTAGAAGCTAAAAAACAAAGTATTTTGGATATGATGTCGCATTGCAAGGCAAATGGTTTGGATTTTTCTATCCACTCTCTAAGCAAAATAGACAAAGAGGAGCTAGAATTACTCTTGCCTAATACTTTTGTTTTTACCTATCGCGAAGATAGGAGTGATTATATTTACTCAATTCCAGAACTCATTGAACTCAAAGGCAAAAAATACCACAAGAAAAAAACGCATCTCAATCGTTTTGTAGAACGCTATCATTTTAGCTATGAATCTTTAACTCCAGACAATGCAAAAACTCTCATCAATACTTATCAAGAATGGTTTGGAAAAATTAGTGATAATGCAAGCAATGGCTTAAAAAATGAATACATTGGCATTATTGAATCACTTAAAGCACTAGAGCGTTTAAAATTCGATGGTGGAATCTTACGCATTGATGAAAAAATCATTGCTTTTAGTTTTGGAGAGCCACTTAATGATAACACCATTGTCATTCATATTGAAAAAGCAGATACAGAATATCAAGGAGCTTATCAAGCTATTAATCGTGAATTTCTAGCACACCAATGGAAAGACTATGCACTGGTCAATCGCGAAGAGGATTTGGGGATTGAGGGCTTAAGGAAAGCCAAACAATCTTATCAGCCACTTTTCTTACAAAAAAAATTTGATGCATCCTTAAAGTGA
- the fliS gene encoding flagellar export chaperone FliS — translation MKGNLAYSSYQQNSVAVESPAKLVEMLYEGILRFASMAKRCIDANDIEKKIYYINRTTDIFVELLNSLDYEKGGQVAHYLTGLYTHQIKLLTQANMENSKEKIDIVIKVAKGLLEAWKEVNQNELA, via the coding sequence ATGAAAGGTAATTTGGCTTATAGTTCTTATCAACAAAACTCTGTTGCTGTCGAATCACCAGCAAAATTAGTTGAGATGCTTTATGAGGGCATTTTGCGTTTTGCTTCAATGGCAAAAAGATGTATTGATGCAAATGATATTGAGAAGAAAATTTATTATATCAATCGCACAACAGATATTTTTGTAGAACTTCTCAATTCTTTGGATTATGAAAAAGGTGGGCAAGTTGCCCATTATCTAACGGGGCTTTACACTCATCAAATTAAACTTTTAACCCAAGCAAATATGGAAAATAGTAAAGAAAAAATTGACATTGTTATCAAGGTCGCTAAAGGCTTACTTGAAGCATGGAAAGAGGTGAATCAAAATGAATTGGCTTAA
- the fliD gene encoding flagellar filament capping protein FliD has product MALGTQSVLGISSNLTWDVIEQMKDLDVSNQIDPITKKIEKNMEQQTELTSLLTMMTSLNTSFKNLSDYSTYQRRQASVDGNGVKATAGDGLAIQDITINVSQLAQNDVNQVGLKFASRDSVFSNENTTLDFYHNGTNYSIDIKAGMTLSDVAQSITDATNGEVMGIIMKTGGDNPYQLMIQSKNSGADNKVYFGSTLESAAAPGGKITQGTLEIEIGGQTISVDMKNIGSDYGNTAEDNAKLIVEAINKEIEKNPTLKDKVDSGEITIGLNSSGKGIMLNDSSGGAINVNVKDVKFQASNGTSETATDLGFSKKSVGSDTGLVDMKITAGALNGIFTINGKEFDLSNLTKAGNTAEQNFTSIMDAINNDADLQKAGITASGDSTKGTLTLNSNNGQTINIAAKGADASAQQKVLDSIGLTAGSYTSSKSFLDKMDITNIQKAQDAKLTYNGIPIERDTNSIDDIVSGLSLELTSVTETGKDVIVRIARDDEGIAEEMKAFVESYNEMYNKLQELTKYDEETEIAGVFNGNSEIRSITRQLNSIINSTDANGNSLIKYGVYMNEDGTLTFEEDTFNTAFKEDPDAAVEFFRSSTKTVKGESVEIDGVFTQLRNTMDSLITGSNSTLKILESTLVNEQKTLNDDKTSTQESIDNKYDIMAERWSAYDQMIAQMQQSSNTITQLINQSMNS; this is encoded by the coding sequence ATGGCACTAGGAACACAATCTGTATTAGGAATCTCAAGTAACCTTACTTGGGATGTTATCGAACAAATGAAAGATCTTGATGTAAGCAATCAAATCGACCCAATCACTAAAAAAATTGAAAAAAATATGGAGCAGCAAACCGAGCTTACTTCATTGCTAACCATGATGACTTCACTCAATACAAGCTTTAAAAATCTATCTGATTATAGCACCTACCAAAGGAGACAAGCAAGTGTAGATGGCAATGGTGTCAAAGCAACTGCCGGAGATGGTTTAGCTATTCAAGACATTACAATCAATGTTTCCCAACTTGCACAAAATGATGTCAATCAAGTTGGATTGAAATTCGCCTCAAGAGATAGTGTTTTTAGCAATGAAAACACAACTTTAGATTTTTATCACAATGGAACAAACTATAGCATTGATATCAAAGCAGGTATGACTCTCTCAGATGTTGCACAAAGCATCACAGATGCAACCAATGGAGAGGTAATGGGAATCATTATGAAAACAGGGGGCGACAACCCTTATCAATTAATGATTCAATCCAAAAATTCTGGTGCAGACAACAAAGTCTATTTTGGTAGCACCCTAGAAAGTGCCGCTGCTCCAGGGGGTAAAATCACTCAAGGAACGCTTGAGATTGAAATTGGCGGACAAACAATTAGTGTTGATATGAAAAACATCGGAAGCGATTACGGAAATACCGCTGAAGATAATGCAAAATTAATCGTTGAAGCGATTAATAAAGAAATAGAAAAAAATCCAACCCTTAAAGATAAGGTCGATAGTGGCGAAATCACTATTGGCTTAAATAGCAGTGGCAAAGGCATTATGCTCAATGATTCTTCAGGAGGAGCAATTAATGTCAATGTAAAAGATGTTAAATTCCAAGCTTCAAATGGAACGAGCGAAACAGCCACGGACCTAGGATTTTCCAAAAAATCTGTCGGTAGCGATACAGGTCTTGTGGATATGAAAATTACAGCAGGTGCTCTAAATGGAATTTTCACAATCAATGGAAAAGAGTTTGATTTAAGCAATTTAACAAAAGCAGGTAATACCGCCGAACAAAACTTTACTTCCATTATGGATGCCATTAATAATGATGCGGATTTACAGAAGGCAGGAATCACCGCTAGTGGAGATTCTACCAAAGGAACTCTTACGCTCAATTCTAATAATGGGCAAACTATCAATATTGCCGCTAAGGGAGCTGATGCATCTGCACAGCAAAAAGTCTTAGATTCCATTGGTTTAACAGCGGGATCTTACACTTCTAGCAAAAGCTTTTTAGATAAAATGGACATTACCAATATCCAAAAAGCACAAGATGCTAAACTCACTTACAATGGTATCCCAATTGAAAGAGATACAAACAGTATTGATGATATTGTTTCTGGATTGTCTTTAGAATTAACTTCTGTAACCGAAACAGGAAAAGATGTAATTGTAAGAATTGCTAGAGACGATGAGGGAATCGCTGAAGAAATGAAAGCCTTTGTAGAAAGCTACAATGAAATGTATAACAAGCTTCAAGAACTAACTAAATACGATGAAGAAACCGAGATTGCTGGGGTTTTCAATGGAAATAGTGAGATTAGAAGCATCACAAGACAACTTAATTCTATTATCAACTCCACTGATGCAAATGGAAATAGCCTCATTAAATATGGAGTCTATATGAATGAAGATGGGACACTCACTTTTGAAGAAGACACTTTTAATACTGCTTTCAAAGAAGATCCAGATGCAGCCGTAGAGTTTTTTAGAAGCTCTACCAAAACAGTCAAAGGCGAAAGTGTCGAGATTGATGGAGTTTTCACACAGCTTAGAAATACAATGGATTCTCTTATTACAGGTAGCAATTCTACTCTAAAGATTCTAGAATCAACACTCGTTAATGAGCAAAAAACGCTCAATGATGACAAAACCTCTACTCAAGAATCCATTGATAATAAATATGATATTATGGCTGAACGATGGTCGGCTTATGATCAAATGATCGCGCAAATGCAGCAATCTTCCAACACCATAACACAACTCATCAATCAATCGATGAATTCTTAA
- a CDS encoding FlaG family protein, whose amino-acid sequence MNIAESGMNVASMQINPYQQGNNTSQTSSSEIQQQRLQTQEEKGNTEEQKQKLNELAQQLNKELSPLNTSIAFNFSEDIEGLYITVSEKDTNRLIRKIPSDEAMQLMAKMKEIVGMIFDKQA is encoded by the coding sequence ATGAATATTGCAGAAAGTGGAATGAATGTTGCTAGTATGCAAATAAATCCTTATCAGCAAGGAAATAACACAAGTCAAACAAGTTCTTCAGAGATTCAACAACAAAGGTTGCAAACTCAAGAAGAAAAAGGCAATACTGAAGAGCAAAAACAAAAGCTTAATGAATTAGCTCAACAGCTTAATAAAGAATTAAGCCCTTTAAACACCAGTATCGCTTTTAATTTTAGCGAAGATATTGAGGGGTTATACATTACCGTAAGCGAAAAAGACACTAATCGCTTAATTCGCAAGATTCCAAGCGATGAGGCAATGCAGCTTATGGCAAAGATGAAAGAAATTGTGGGAATGATTTTTGATAAACAAGCCTAA
- a CDS encoding murein hydrolase activator EnvC family protein, translating to MLRFFLILLCLIQLQANQEINQKISKNKTALENQKKKEEQVNQKLQELGKEVNKQKEELNTIENIIKESEKNISKNQQEYSKKETLIKTLSLKQESFYQKRKNIELAIIDLVAKDISFAILLNDFQPESIKDLVTEESFKVLNNTTKKELTNLSQQQTQIIQDLQTLQKEIVQLQSFIDSENKKRAHLKDLQTKQKRVLETYQKEIDKYNQELQQITKERDSLQEILVQLNILKSQEEEKRKKREELAKSKDTSTPKNTQNDFDVRQVASSYHNISTTKYKGAKTIAPLDDFKIDKRFGPYYDPVYKMKVFNESITLISTGDDKVKSVLDGKVVFAKDTPILKKVVIIEHQNNMHTIYAQLDKIAPTIKPGSVVKKGYTIGRINNTLKFEVTLKDKHIDPLELISEKNL from the coding sequence ATGCTACGATTTTTTCTTATCCTATTATGCCTAATCCAACTCCAAGCCAACCAAGAAATTAATCAAAAAATTTCAAAAAACAAAACCGCACTAGAAAATCAAAAGAAAAAAGAAGAACAAGTCAATCAAAAACTTCAAGAACTAGGCAAGGAAGTCAATAAGCAAAAAGAAGAGCTTAATACAATAGAAAATATCATCAAAGAAAGCGAGAAAAATATTTCCAAAAATCAACAAGAATACTCCAAAAAAGAAACACTCATCAAAACTCTCTCATTAAAGCAAGAATCGTTCTATCAAAAGCGTAAAAATATCGAACTTGCCATCATTGATTTGGTAGCTAAAGATATTTCTTTTGCGATTTTACTCAATGACTTTCAACCAGAATCAATTAAAGACTTAGTTACAGAAGAAAGCTTTAAAGTTTTAAACAACACAACCAAAAAAGAACTCACCAATCTAAGCCAACAACAAACTCAAATTATACAAGACTTGCAAACCCTACAAAAAGAAATCGTTCAATTACAAAGCTTTATTGATTCAGAAAACAAAAAAAGAGCACATCTAAAAGACTTGCAAACCAAACAAAAAAGAGTGCTTGAAACCTATCAAAAAGAAATTGATAAATACAATCAAGAACTTCAACAAATCACAAAAGAGCGCGATAGCTTACAAGAGATTCTAGTGCAGCTCAATATTCTAAAAAGCCAAGAAGAAGAAAAGCGTAAAAAACGCGAAGAATTAGCAAAAAGCAAAGATACTTCAACCCCTAAAAATACCCAAAATGATTTTGATGTGCGACAAGTTGCTAGTTCCTACCATAATATTAGCACCACCAAATATAAAGGCGCTAAAACCATTGCGCCTTTAGATGATTTCAAGATTGATAAGCGTTTTGGTCCTTACTATGATCCTGTATATAAAATGAAAGTCTTCAATGAATCAATTACACTTATAAGCACCGGAGATGATAAAGTCAAAAGCGTTTTAGATGGGAAAGTTGTTTTTGCTAAAGACACTCCAATTCTTAAAAAAGTCGTAATTATCGAGCATCAAAACAATATGCACACTATTTATGCACAACTTGATAAAATCGCCCCCACCATAAAACCAGGAAGTGTTGTTAAAAAGGGTTACACCATAGGCAGAATTAATAATACATTGAAATTTGAAGTAACCCTAAAAGACAAACATATCGATCCGCTAGAATTAATTTCTGAAAAAAATTTATAA
- a CDS encoding FtsX-like permease family protein: MNSLKNHLSLIIPLVALLFALESILLVHRTLNNYESKLGKNYAIVLASLKELKLQDLKEKISEAKTLTPIDSEVILERLKDNISQANLVVLKNTLPHFYSLNLDTYPSTSRLEVIDKTLKSIDGIIRIETFTKSHSQIYQLLLIINSSVIIFSSLIALISLLLMFKQIEIWKFQHLERMEIMTLLGAPLWMRSQILFRLACLDTIIATALVCVGLFYLSQNPMLLIFMQELGLDSVIFSPFYDSIVLLLVGLSVSLIAVWIVSLQQRD, encoded by the coding sequence ATGAACTCTCTTAAAAATCATCTCTCATTAATTATTCCATTAGTTGCCCTTCTTTTTGCATTAGAGAGCATTTTGCTTGTCCATCGCACACTTAATAATTATGAAAGCAAACTTGGGAAAAACTATGCCATTGTTCTTGCTTCACTTAAAGAATTAAAACTACAGGATTTAAAAGAAAAAATCTCTGAAGCCAAAACTTTAACACCTATTGATTCAGAAGTTATTTTAGAACGCTTAAAAGACAATATTAGTCAAGCCAATCTCGTTGTTTTAAAAAACACTCTACCCCATTTTTATTCTTTGAATCTTGATACTTACCCTAGCACTTCTCGCTTAGAAGTTATTGACAAAACTTTGAAATCTATTGATGGAATCATACGCATTGAAACTTTTACAAAAAGCCACAGCCAAATCTATCAACTTCTTTTAATTATTAATAGCAGTGTGATAATCTTTTCAAGTTTAATTGCACTTATTAGCTTACTTTTAATGTTTAAACAAATTGAAATTTGGAAATTCCAGCATTTAGAGCGAATGGAAATTATGACTTTACTTGGTGCGCCTTTATGGATGCGATCACAAATCCTTTTTCGCCTTGCTTGTTTAGATACCATTATTGCCACTGCCCTAGTCTGTGTTGGATTATTTTATCTTTCTCAAAACCCAATGCTCCTTATTTTCATGCAGGAATTAGGTCTAGATTCTGTCATATTCTCTCCTTTTTATGATTCCATTGTTTTATTGCTTGTTGGTTTAAGCGTCTCACTAATTGCAGTTTGGATTGTGAGTTTGCAACAAAGGGATTAA
- a CDS encoding cell division ATP-binding protein FtsE: MDAIIKAEGINLGYKDEMIIKNASFNIFPQEFVFISGPSGSGKSTLIRSIYGDLPLKSGSLEVCGMEMLKASKKNIETLRRHLGIIFQDYKLIKDFNVEKNVMLPMIIGGFTKESCKAQTDRLLAHIKLSHKGNKYPLELSGGEQQRVAMARALSHNPLLILADEPTGNLDDYSSEVIWSLLKGVNEQLGITIVVVTHRIPETFGIRYRHLHIEEGVIYELS, from the coding sequence ATGGATGCAATTATCAAAGCAGAAGGAATCAATCTAGGCTACAAAGATGAAATGATTATTAAAAACGCTAGTTTTAATATTTTTCCTCAAGAATTTGTCTTCATAAGTGGTCCTAGTGGAAGCGGTAAAAGCACTTTGATTCGCTCCATTTATGGAGATTTACCTCTCAAGAGTGGCTCTCTAGAAGTATGCGGAATGGAAATGCTTAAAGCAAGTAAAAAAAATATAGAAACCCTACGCCGCCACCTTGGAATCATCTTTCAAGATTACAAGCTTATCAAGGATTTCAATGTCGAAAAAAATGTAATGCTTCCAATGATTATTGGAGGCTTTACTAAAGAATCTTGCAAAGCCCAAACTGATCGATTACTTGCCCATATCAAACTTTCACACAAAGGCAATAAATACCCATTAGAATTAAGTGGTGGAGAACAGCAAAGAGTAGCTATGGCAAGGGCACTTTCCCATAATCCACTTTTGATTCTTGCAGATGAACCAACAGGTAATCTTGATGACTATTCTAGCGAAGTAATTTGGAGTTTATTAAAAGGCGTGAATGAACAACTAGGAATCACCATTGTTGTTGTAACACACAGAATCCCAGAAACTTTTGGAATAAGATACCGCCATTTACATATTGAAGAAGGAGTGATTTATGAACTCTCTTAA
- the trmB gene encoding tRNA (guanosine(46)-N7)-methyltransferase TrmB, with protein MPHFKTHSLTLPALPFSLETKEGKFSFLELFTSTNQPNFSLLQVHFTPKDSHLKNKDFFLEIKKSKQETIVKCDKNSKIAPIGIMKKSLEILANHQDSLNTHNLNSKNTLHTNKLPFIKHIEDFLDFDSLLTNQDLKNPKIWLEIGFGSGRHLLHNTKQYPQILHIGLEIHYPSLEQVARQIELYNLKNVLILAYDARIFLELLPSNVLEKIFVHFPVPWDKKPHRRIFSTPFLSQASRVLTTQGHLQLRTDSLEYFNYAKNLALSNPNFTLNHSKNSQETIISKYEARWLKQKKDIYNLELFATQNSPQISLDYHFDFPNKSQIQTPFQPSKIIKEGYFLHLEDLLLSPNHKLFKISFGDFNYPETRYILEDSSLHYFRENPLPTKINHQAHHLLKELLQTNFTKEAK; from the coding sequence ATGCCACATTTTAAAACTCACTCTCTCACTCTTCCAGCCTTGCCCTTTTCCCTAGAAACAAAAGAGGGGAAATTTTCCTTTTTGGAGCTTTTTACTTCTACCAATCAACCCAATTTTTCTTTATTGCAAGTGCATTTTACTCCAAAAGATTCTCATCTTAAAAATAAAGACTTTTTTTTAGAAATCAAAAAAAGTAAGCAAGAAACTATTGTTAAATGCGATAAAAATTCAAAAATTGCTCCTATTGGTATTATGAAAAAATCTTTAGAAATCCTAGCAAATCATCAAGATTCCCTTAACACCCACAATTTAAACAGCAAAAACACTCTTCATACCAACAAACTTCCCTTTATTAAGCATATTGAAGATTTCCTAGACTTTGATTCATTGCTTACAAACCAAGATTTAAAAAACCCAAAAATATGGCTTGAAATTGGTTTTGGTAGCGGAAGACATCTTTTACATAATACCAAACAATACCCACAAATACTTCATATTGGATTAGAAATCCATTATCCCTCTTTAGAGCAAGTTGCACGACAAATTGAACTCTATAATTTAAAAAATGTCTTAATTTTAGCTTATGATGCGCGTATTTTTTTGGAGCTTCTTCCTTCTAATGTGCTTGAAAAAATTTTCGTGCATTTTCCTGTGCCTTGGGATAAAAAGCCTCACAGAAGAATCTTTAGCACCCCCTTTCTTTCCCAAGCCTCAAGAGTCTTAACAACGCAAGGACATTTGCAATTACGCACCGATAGTTTGGAATATTTTAATTATGCAAAAAATTTAGCGCTTAGCAATCCTAATTTCACTTTAAATCATAGCAAGAACTCCCAAGAAACCATCATTAGCAAATATGAAGCAAGGTGGCTCAAACAAAAAAAAGATATTTACAATCTAGAGCTTTTTGCCACCCAAAATAGCCCACAAATCTCACTAGATTATCACTTTGATTTTCCAAACAAAAGCCAGATTCAAACTCCTTTTCAACCAAGCAAAATTATCAAAGAGGGCTATTTTTTACATTTAGAAGATCTCTTACTCTCCCCAAACCATAAATTATTTAAAATTTCTTTTGGAGATTTCAATTATCCAGAGACACGCTATATTTTAGAGGATTCTTCCCTGCATTATTTTAGGGAAAATCCACTCCCAACAAAGATTAATCACCAAGCTCATCATCTTTTAAAAGAACTTTTGCAAACTAATTTTACAAAGGAAGCTAAATAA